CCAGGGCATCTGCCAGGAGGGCATTCCGGGCCCGGGGAAGCTTGCCGTTTTCCATAAAACCGGCACTTTCCGCAACCCCGATAAGGGTGCCGATGGTGTCAAAGAGATCAAGAAAGAAAAAGATAAAAATGACATCAAGAAGTCCAAGGGAAAAAGCGCCGGGAATATCAAGGGCAAGAAAGGTCGGTGCCAGAGAGGGAGGGAGAGAGAAAAGTCCAGAATAGGAGATGAATCCGGTAAGAGCACCCAGCACGGTCGTGGATAAGATTCCTATCAGCAAAGCGCCTCGGATTCGAAGTGCTATGAGAGCAGCCATGAGCGTAAGTCCAAAGAGAGAGAGAAGCACTACGGGTGAGCCAAGATTCCCAAGCCCAACCAGCGTCCCTGGAGTATCGACGACGATCCCGCTCCATTCCATTCCGATCAGGGTGATCAGCAATCCGATTCCAACGGCAATTCCGTACTTCAGAGAATCAGGAACCGCGTGTACGATCCTTTCTCGTACTCCCCAGATGGAGAGGATCAGAAAAAGCATTCCCGAGATACACACCGCCCCGAGAGCCTTCTGCCACGCAATCTGCATTCCCAGAACAACCGTGAAAGTGAAGAAAAAATTATGCCCCATGGCTGGAGCCAGGGCAATGGGATACCGTGCCAGTACGCCCATAAGCAGAGTGGCCAGAGCACTGGAAAGCGCGGTTGCTGTAAAAACTGCACCATGGTCCATTCCCGCCTGAGCAAGAATCACCGGCTGGACAAACAGAA
This sequence is a window from Thermoanaerobaculia bacterium. Protein-coding genes within it:
- a CDS encoding NCS2 family permease; translated protein: MKVPILSPAQYGSSWGTESVAGTTTFLTMSYILFVQPVILAQAGMDHGAVFTATALSSALATLLMGVLARYPIALAPAMGHNFFFTFTVVLGMQIAWQKALGAVCISGMLFLILSIWGVRERIVHAVPDSLKYGIAVGIGLLITLIGMEWSGIVVDTPGTLVGLGNLGSPVVLLSLFGLTLMAALIALRIRGALLIGILSTTVLGALTGFISYSGLFSLPPSLAPTFLALDIPGAFSLGLLDVIFIFFFLDLFDTIGTLIGVAESAGFMENGKLPRARNALLADALGTVGGALLGTSTVTSYIESTTGVAEGGRTGTANLITSGLFLVSLFAYPLIAMVGQGVSLSPDVTLYPSIAPVLIIVGLLMFKLTRKIPWDDPVEAIPSYLAMIVMPLTFSITEGIAFGFISYAFLSLISGRIRSTSWIVYAVAVLFLIRYAYLHV